The window TCAATCCTTCGGCAAAGGGGGATATTTTAGGACAGAAGGTCTATTCCAGCTTACGAGAGATTCCTGAAAAAGTTGACATCGTCAATATTTTCAGGCCTTCCGGGGAGGTGCCGGGAATTGTAGAAGAAGCTATTGCCATTGGCGCGAAAGTGATCTGGATGCAGGAGGAAATTGTCCACCCGGAAGCGGCGGCGCGGGCAGAAAAAGCGGGGCTTGAAGTCGTCATGAACCGCTGTATGATGAAAGCGCACCGCCAAAGCCAGGCTGATTTCC of the Nitrospirota bacterium genome contains:
- a CDS encoding CoA-binding protein — encoded protein: MDQSKEQKILQKYKTIAVVGLSTNSEKPAHFVPKYLKEQGYTIIGINPSAKGDILGQKVYSSLREIPEKVDIVNIFRPSGEVPGIVEEAIAIGAKVIWMQEEIVHPEAAARAEKAGLEVVMNRCMMKAHRQSQADFLH